GCGGCTGGAGCTGCGCAAGGACGATACCCTCGTCTTTTTGGGGGACTACGTGGACGGCTGGTCGGAGTCGGCGGAGGTGATCGAATACCTGATGGAGCTGGCGAAGCGTTATTCCTGTATTTTCCTGAAAGGAAATCACGACGTATGGTGCGAGGAATGGCTGGACGGGCTGCTCCCCGACGTCAACTGGCTGATGCACGGCGGGTTGGCCACGGTCGAAAGCTATGCGCAGCTGACAAAGACCCGGCGGAAACAACATCTTTCTTTTTTCCGGCGGATGAGCCTCTATCATGTCGATGAAAACAACCGGCTTTTTGTACATGCCGGGTTTACCTCACAGCAAGGGCCGGAAGGAGAGCACTTCCTGGCCACCCTTACCTGGGACCGGACCCTTTGGGAGCTGGCCCTGGCGACCGATCCGGCGTTGACGGCCGATTCCAACCGGTACCCGAAAAGGCTGACCCGTTTCTCCGAAGTCTTTATCGGGCATACGCCCACGACCAATTTTGACCAGACCTTGCCCATGCACGCCTGTAATGTGTGGAACCTGGACACGGGCGCGGCGTTTACCGGCCGGTTGACCGCCATGAACGTGGATACCTATCAA
This sequence is a window from Dinghuibacter silviterrae. Protein-coding genes within it:
- a CDS encoding metallophosphoesterase family protein codes for the protein MARTFVIGDIHGAFRALTPLIGRLELRKDDTLVFLGDYVDGWSESAEVIEYLMELAKRYSCIFLKGNHDVWCEEWLDGLLPDVNWLMHGGLATVESYAQLTKTRRKQHLSFFRRMSLYHVDENNRLFVHAGFTSQQGPEGEHFLATLTWDRTLWELALATDPALTADSNRYPKRLTRFSEVFIGHTPTTNFDQTLPMHACNVWNLDTGAAFTGRLTAMNVDTYQFWQSEVVQGLYPEEKGRNP